In Apium graveolens cultivar Ventura chromosome 10, ASM990537v1, whole genome shotgun sequence, the following are encoded in one genomic region:
- the LOC141691596 gene encoding uncharacterized protein LOC141691596, translating into MDESEEIPQQENISTGSADQMANVPPPFTDTPDAVATNVSVPVISTMQPPPVSSSDQHQLANQEAQAQHLQYVRERLRQYWANQMQEMKPEDFKTHSLPISPIKRIMKADKDVKMIAKETAAVFAKACEMFILDLTSQAWINTEADGRRIVQNKDLAAAISKTDLYDFLEDVIPRDQLKEQISKATNSRQQVAQQHGVGSSNAGGQQPPAFMPLYQSGPQNQQSFVLGPHAQYQQNQQPSTPWPQAQYQQIQQQQPSTPWPQAQYQQIQQQQPSTPWPQAQYQQIQQRPSMPWPQTPSQQNHQPSTPWHQAQYQQIQQQLSMPWPQTPSQQNHQQPFMPWLQDEDEIIPDQEDTLQAFLSSPQDEDVLIPDQENPGQAFPSSPQDELLPDQHLNNN; encoded by the coding sequence ATGGATGAATCTGAGGAGATCCCGCAACAAGAAAACATAAGTACTGGAAGTGCAGATCAAATGGCCAATGTTCCACCTCCCTTTACTGATACACCTGATGCTGTCGCTACCAACGTTAGTGTTCCAGTGATTTCGACAATGCAACCTCCACCTGTCTCCTCGTCTGATCAGCATCAGCTGGCAAATCAAGAAGCTCAAGCTCAGCATCTGCAATATGTACGAGAACGGCTTAGGCAATATTGGGCTAACCAAATGCAAGAAATGAAACCAGAGGACTTTAAGACGCATAGCCTCCCAATTTCTCCGATAAAAAGGATAATGAAAGCCGATAAAGATGTTAAAATGATAGCGAAGGAGACTGCAGCTGTGTTTGCTAAAGCTTGCGAGATGTTTATACTTGATTTGACTTCACAGGCTTGGATCAACACTGAAGCAGATGGAAGAAGGATAGTTCAAAACAAAGATCTTGCTGCAGCAATTAGTAAGACAGATCTGTATGATTTTCTCGAAGACGTGATTCCAAGAGATCAGTTAAAGGAACAAATTTCCAAGGCCACAAACTCAAGGCAACAAGTTGCTCAACAGCATGGAGTTGGATCATCAAACGCTGGAGGTCAGCAACCTCCAGCTTTTATGCCTTTGTATCAGTCAGGACCACAGAACCAGCAATCCTTTGTGCTCGGGCCTCACGCTCAGTATCAGCAGAACCAGCAGCCATCTACACCTTGGCCTCAGGCTCAGTACCAGCAGATTCAACAGCAGCAGCCATCCACACCTTGGCCTCAGGCTCAGTACCAGCAGATTCAACAGCAGCAGCCATCCACACCTTGGCCTCAGGCTCAGTACCAGCAGATTCAACAGCGGCCATCTATGCCTTGGCCTCAGACTCCGTCTCAGCAGAACCATCAGCCATCCACACCTTGGCATCAGGCTCAGTACCAGCAGATTCAGCAACAGCTATCTATGCCTTGGCCTCAGACTCCGTCTCAGCAGAACCATCAGCAACCATTTATGCCTTGGCTTCAGGATGAGGATGAGATAATCCCGGACCAGGAGGATACACTGCAAGCGTTTCTGTCTTCGCCTCAGGATGAGGATGTGTTAATCCCGGACCAGGAGAATCCAGGGCAAGCGTTTCCTTCTTCCCCTCAGGATGAGCTGCTCCCGGACCAGCATCTAAACAATAATTAA